One part of the Acinetobacter sp. XS-4 genome encodes these proteins:
- a CDS encoding DNA-3-methyladenine glycosylase has product MSDILPLSWFQRETSEVAYDLIGCVLCKRQPDGQVIRCTITETEAYLGVRDKACHSYNDKRTARTDVMYGTGGTIYVYLIYGMYEMLNLITQTEGIPEGVMIRSAFLNNASTKKEYKLLAGPGKLTRYLGIDRTLKGQTLGEKSGLWIEATSTQPEVVMTPRIGIDYAEEAKDWPERYCWKDHPSLSR; this is encoded by the coding sequence ATGTCAGATATTTTACCATTAAGCTGGTTTCAACGTGAAACCTCAGAAGTGGCTTATGACTTAATTGGATGTGTGTTGTGTAAGCGACAACCTGATGGACAAGTCATTCGGTGTACGATTACCGAAACTGAAGCTTATTTGGGTGTTCGGGATAAAGCTTGCCATAGCTACAATGATAAACGTACTGCTCGAACAGATGTAATGTATGGCACTGGAGGCACGATTTACGTCTATTTAATTTATGGCATGTATGAAATGCTCAATCTCATTACTCAGACAGAAGGCATCCCTGAAGGGGTGATGATTCGTTCTGCATTTTTAAATAATGCTTCAACCAAAAAAGAATATAAGCTTTTAGCTGGACCTGGCAAACTGACACGCTATTTAGGTATTGATCGGACTTTAAAAGGTCAAACATTAGGTGAAAAATCTGGGCTATGGATTGAAGCAACTTCAACACAGCCGGAAGTGGTCATGACGCCACGTATTGGAATTGACTATGCCGAAGAAGCAAAAGACTGGCCGGAACGATATTGCTGGAAAGACCATCCGTCTTTAAGCCGTTAA
- a CDS encoding class I SAM-dependent methyltransferase translates to MDPRSEVVLRQQDYLKGRILLINAPNDALVSQLPAGTDASVWTWNHADYQGFINSGTKAHFSVEFPSQEFDQAIIFVPKSKELLNYILHVVMSHLQTNQSVFLVGEKKGGVERASKQLQSFGKVLKLDSARHCQLWHLKIEKTEQIKSLEKWLKTYTVQVNEQELTICALPGVFSQNHLDVGTAVLLPYLNQVKSGRIADFGCGAGIISCYLAKINSSNIIHALDIDAFALRSTEMTFSRNGISSDQLRLQPVIGIADAPTELDAIVSNPPFHQGIHTDYDASEGLCQNAKKHLKASGELWIVANRFLNYPILIEKHFGQCQIKTDLQGFKVLYACA, encoded by the coding sequence ATGGATCCTAGAAGTGAAGTGGTATTAAGACAGCAAGACTATTTGAAAGGTAGAATCTTGTTAATTAATGCACCGAATGATGCCTTAGTCAGTCAATTACCCGCTGGGACTGATGCGTCAGTCTGGACATGGAATCATGCCGACTATCAGGGATTTATTAATAGTGGAACAAAAGCGCACTTTTCAGTTGAGTTTCCTTCACAAGAATTCGACCAAGCAATCATTTTTGTTCCAAAATCTAAAGAGCTCTTGAATTACATATTGCATGTAGTAATGAGTCATCTTCAAACCAACCAATCTGTTTTTTTAGTGGGTGAAAAAAAGGGTGGTGTAGAAAGAGCCTCTAAACAATTACAAAGCTTTGGCAAAGTACTAAAACTTGATAGTGCTCGTCACTGTCAATTGTGGCACTTAAAGATTGAGAAAACAGAACAGATTAAATCTCTAGAAAAATGGCTTAAAACTTATACAGTTCAGGTTAATGAACAAGAACTTACGATTTGTGCCCTTCCTGGTGTTTTTAGCCAAAATCATCTAGATGTCGGAACTGCTGTTTTACTCCCTTATCTTAATCAGGTGAAATCAGGTAGAATTGCCGACTTCGGGTGTGGTGCTGGAATTATCAGTTGCTATTTGGCAAAAATAAATTCAAGTAATATTATTCACGCCCTAGATATTGATGCTTTCGCTTTACGGTCAACGGAAATGACTTTTAGTCGAAATGGAATAAGTTCAGACCAGTTGAGATTGCAGCCTGTCATAGGTATTGCAGACGCTCCAACAGAACTCGATGCCATTGTCAGTAATCCCCCTTTCCATCAAGGTATTCATACCGACTATGATGCAAGTGAAGGACTCTGCCAGAACGCTAAAAAACATTTAAAGGCATCAGGCGAGCTATGGATTGTAGCAAACCGTTTTTTAAACTATCCGATCTTAATTGAGAAGCACTTTGGTCAGTGCCAGATTAAAACTGATCTTCAAGGCTTTAAGGTGTTATATGCCTGTGCATAA
- a CDS encoding TonB-dependent receptor, producing MSLLRLDRLHYCILMSMGCISSPFVWADDSAQDIAILPTLHVEVTRTDTTYLQTPASVFRIDAPQVDTSSQVNLTEVVKGIPSLQLRNRENYAQDLQLSMRGFGARSTFGVRGIRLYVDGIPATMPDGQGQTSNIDLSSLDHVEVLTGPFSSLYGNSSGGTILTSTKEGQGKDSIELSYSGGSHDKSRAGLVLQGGAKGANEPSYVISSSYFDTDGYREHSGAEKVLNNAKLSWNLDDGSKINWVTNYVKIHADDPQGLTHDQWNANPKQQVPFLKQFNVRKDIEQTQTGVTWSKPINDKNELYAMAYLGNRQVTQYQSIPKSTQDASINQAGGVIDFERDYYGADLRWTGKELLPNTTLSVGVALDAMDEDRKGFENFNLVNGQPSYGVKGNLRRDEDNTLWNIDPYLQVSWQFLPTWRLDTGVRYSNVHYKSKDNYLSNGDDSGKTDYSKVLPSAALSWQILPELMAYVSYAKGFETPTFTEMAYRPDGESGFNFDLTASTSDTYETGLKSQNQLGDFTLAVFQTKTKDDIVSAGNSNGRSTFRNADKTLREGVEFAWNKKLWRDLTATASYTYLDATFDADIPALGSIAQIPSGNAIPGIAKNQAYASLTWQPSHGLYGGVDVQYMDKVYVNDTNSDAAPSYSVTSAHVGYAWVMGDWKVNSFARVDNLFDKNYAGSVIVNDSTQPVGRYFEPADGRNWSAGLRVIKQF from the coding sequence ATGTCCTTATTACGCTTAGACCGACTTCACTACTGTATTTTAATGAGTATGGGCTGCATTTCTAGCCCATTTGTTTGGGCAGATGACTCAGCTCAAGACATTGCTATATTGCCAACTTTACATGTTGAGGTAACCCGTACCGATACAACCTATTTGCAAACACCAGCTTCGGTTTTTCGAATAGATGCACCTCAAGTCGATACTTCTTCACAAGTAAATTTAACCGAAGTTGTGAAGGGTATACCGAGTTTACAGCTTCGCAATCGTGAAAATTATGCACAAGATTTACAGTTATCTATGCGTGGTTTTGGTGCACGTTCAACATTTGGTGTTCGAGGCATTCGCCTGTATGTGGATGGTATTCCTGCAACAATGCCAGATGGGCAAGGTCAAACGTCTAATATCGATTTAAGTAGTCTGGACCATGTTGAAGTTCTAACGGGACCTTTTTCATCGCTATATGGAAACTCATCGGGCGGTACAATTTTAACTTCTACTAAAGAAGGTCAAGGGAAAGACTCAATTGAGCTAAGCTATTCGGGAGGCAGCCACGATAAAAGTCGAGCTGGACTTGTGCTACAAGGTGGGGCAAAGGGTGCGAATGAACCAAGCTATGTTATTAGTTCATCATACTTCGACACTGATGGTTACCGAGAACATAGTGGTGCAGAAAAAGTATTAAACAATGCAAAGCTCAGTTGGAATCTTGATGATGGTAGTAAAATCAACTGGGTCACCAACTATGTCAAAATCCATGCAGATGACCCACAGGGTTTAACGCATGACCAGTGGAATGCTAATCCAAAGCAACAAGTTCCATTTTTAAAACAATTTAATGTCCGTAAAGATATTGAACAAACTCAAACGGGCGTGACTTGGTCTAAACCGATTAATGATAAAAATGAACTATATGCCATGGCATACTTAGGTAATCGTCAAGTTACTCAATATCAATCTATTCCTAAATCAACACAAGATGCAAGTATCAATCAGGCCGGTGGGGTCATTGATTTTGAACGTGATTATTATGGTGCTGATTTACGTTGGACAGGCAAAGAGTTACTTCCAAATACCACTCTAAGTGTCGGTGTTGCACTTGATGCGATGGATGAAGACCGGAAAGGTTTTGAAAACTTTAATTTAGTAAACGGACAGCCTTCTTATGGCGTCAAAGGTAATTTGCGTCGTGATGAAGACAATACTTTGTGGAATATCGACCCCTATTTACAAGTTTCATGGCAGTTCTTACCAACTTGGCGTTTAGACACGGGTGTACGCTATAGCAATGTCCATTACAAATCTAAAGATAACTATTTAAGTAATGGTGACGATAGTGGTAAGACTGATTACAGTAAAGTTTTGCCTTCTGCTGCTTTAAGCTGGCAAATTTTACCTGAACTGATGGCCTATGTGAGTTATGCGAAAGGATTTGAAACGCCAACTTTTACTGAAATGGCATATCGTCCAGACGGAGAAAGTGGTTTTAATTTTGATTTAACAGCATCAACAAGCGATACCTATGAAACAGGCTTAAAATCACAAAACCAATTAGGTGATTTTACTTTGGCAGTTTTTCAAACTAAAACCAAAGATGACATCGTTTCCGCAGGCAATTCAAATGGCCGATCAACGTTCCGTAATGCAGATAAAACTTTACGTGAAGGTGTAGAGTTTGCATGGAATAAAAAGTTGTGGCGAGATTTAACTGCGACTGCAAGTTATACATATTTAGATGCAACTTTTGATGCTGATATTCCAGCATTAGGAAGTATTGCTCAAATTCCATCAGGAAATGCTATTCCAGGTATTGCTAAAAACCAAGCTTATGCGTCTTTGACTTGGCAGCCATCGCACGGTCTATATGGCGGGGTAGATGTACAGTATATGGATAAAGTATACGTGAATGATACTAACAGTGACGCAGCGCCAAGCTACAGTGTAACCTCAGCTCATGTTGGTTATGCATGGGTAATGGGCGACTGGAAAGTGAATAGCTTTGCCCGTGTTGATAACTTATTTGATAAAAACTATGCAGGTTCAGTGATCGTAAATGATTCAACTCAACCAGTTGGACGCTACTTTGAACCAGCAGATGGACGTAACTGGAGTGCTGGTTTACGTGTAATTAAGCAATTCTAG
- a CDS encoding uracil-xanthine permease family protein: MFSQNQSPHSQDQLDLVYGLNDRPKPFIAFLAAFQHLLAIIVPIVTPGLLICLALGVSQQDTNMILSMSLVISGIATFLQCKKVGPFGAGLLIVQGTSFNFIGPIIGIGSAMVAAGTPVNQVMAAIFGVVIAGSFIEMGVSQILPWVKRLITPLVTGIVVLLIGLTLIKEGLISMGGGYQAMQDHTFASADNLIMSCTVLAIIIVLNRIRVIWIKSSAILIALVSGYILAGFMGHLDFSGIKDAPLIQIPTPMHFGLSFSWGLFIPMAFIYLVTSLEAIGDVTATSKLSNQPVNGPEWMKRIKGGVLVNGANSLLAGLFNTFPSSVFAQNNGVIQLTGVASRYVGIWIAGLLILLGLFPVVAGVIQAVPQAVLGGAVMVMFGAVAASGINILSSVHLDRRALLIIAISLALGLGVAQVPQILEHLPELFKNIFSSGVATGGIAALILNVVLPETHK; this comes from the coding sequence ATGTTTTCTCAGAATCAATCTCCCCATTCGCAAGACCAGCTTGACTTGGTCTATGGTTTAAATGACCGTCCTAAACCTTTCATAGCCTTCCTCGCTGCCTTTCAGCACTTACTTGCCATTATTGTTCCAATTGTGACACCAGGCTTGCTCATTTGTTTAGCTTTAGGTGTATCCCAACAAGATACCAACATGATTTTATCCATGTCTTTGGTCATTTCTGGGATTGCAACCTTCTTACAATGTAAAAAAGTGGGTCCTTTTGGCGCAGGTTTACTGATTGTTCAGGGCACCAGTTTTAACTTTATTGGTCCAATTATTGGGATTGGTAGTGCAATGGTTGCCGCAGGAACACCAGTCAACCAAGTTATGGCTGCAATATTTGGTGTAGTAATTGCTGGCTCCTTCATTGAAATGGGTGTTTCTCAGATTCTTCCATGGGTAAAAAGATTAATTACTCCTTTGGTGACTGGTATTGTTGTTTTATTAATTGGCTTAACGCTTATTAAAGAAGGCTTAATTAGTATGGGTGGTGGCTATCAAGCCATGCAAGATCATACTTTTGCAAGTGCAGACAACCTTATTATGTCATGTACCGTGCTTGCCATTATTATTGTGCTCAATCGTATTCGAGTGATTTGGATTAAAAGTTCAGCTATTTTAATCGCTTTAGTGAGTGGTTACATTCTTGCTGGATTTATGGGTCATCTAGATTTTTCTGGTATTAAAGACGCGCCACTCATACAAATTCCAACACCAATGCACTTTGGTTTGAGCTTTTCTTGGGGATTATTCATCCCAATGGCATTCATTTATTTAGTGACTTCTTTAGAAGCAATTGGTGATGTGACAGCAACCAGTAAACTTTCCAACCAACCTGTTAATGGCCCTGAATGGATGAAACGCATCAAAGGTGGCGTATTAGTGAATGGTGCAAACTCTTTGCTAGCTGGACTATTTAACACTTTCCCTAGTTCTGTTTTCGCTCAAAACAACGGTGTAATTCAACTCACTGGGGTTGCTAGCCGCTATGTAGGTATTTGGATTGCTGGATTACTTATTTTATTAGGCCTATTCCCTGTGGTAGCTGGTGTTATACAAGCAGTTCCTCAAGCTGTCCTAGGTGGCGCTGTTATGGTTATGTTCGGTGCAGTAGCTGCATCAGGCATTAACATTCTTTCTTCAGTTCACCTTGACCGCCGAGCACTATTAATTATTGCCATCTCACTTGCATTAGGTTTAGGTGTTGCTCAAGTTCCTCAGATTTTAGAGCACCTTCCAGAATTATTTAAAAATATATTTAGCTCTGGCGTGGCAACTGGTGGTATAGCAGCATTAATTTTAAATGTTGTGCTTCCTGAAACGCATAAATAA
- the mscL gene encoding large conductance mechanosensitive channel protein MscL, with product MSIIQEFKEFAIKGNMMDLAIGVIIGGAFGKIVDSLVKDIIMPLISVITGGGVDFSQKFIVLGANPTNLQSLDALQKAGINVLTYGNFLTILINFLILAWVVFLMVKLLNRLRRDKNEPEAPAATPEDIQLLREIRDELKKQA from the coding sequence ATGAGTATTATTCAAGAATTTAAAGAATTTGCCATTAAAGGCAATATGATGGATTTAGCCATTGGTGTGATTATTGGTGGTGCTTTTGGCAAAATCGTAGACTCTTTAGTAAAAGATATTATTATGCCGCTCATTAGTGTAATTACTGGTGGTGGCGTTGATTTTTCGCAGAAATTTATTGTTCTAGGAGCAAACCCAACCAATCTGCAATCTTTAGATGCTTTGCAAAAAGCAGGTATCAATGTTCTAACCTATGGTAATTTCCTCACCATTTTAATTAACTTCCTAATTTTGGCTTGGGTCGTTTTCTTAATGGTGAAATTATTAAATAGACTTCGCCGTGATAAGAATGAGCCAGAAGCTCCAGCTGCAACTCCTGAAGATATTCAGTTATTGCGTGAAATTCGTGATGAGTTGAAAAAGCAAGCTTAA
- the typA gene encoding translational GTPase TypA, which yields MSDIKNLRNIAIIAHVDHGKTTLVDKLLQQSGALGDRAGEIERVMDSGAIESERGITILAKNTAIKWTDARTNTEYRINIVDTPGHADFGGEVERVMSMVDCVLLLVDSQEGPMPQTRFVTQKAFARGLKPIVIINKVDKPSARPDWVIDQVFDLFDNLGGSDEQLDFPVVYASGLRGVAGPSPEELADDMTPLFQTIVDIVEPPAVDADGPFQMQISSLDYNSFVGVIGVGRIQRGSIGLNTPVTVIDKDGKTRNGRILKIMGYHGLERVDVDSAQAGDIVCITGIDELHISDTICDPKNVEALPPLSVDEPTVTMTFQVNNSPFAGKEGKFVTSRNIRERLDRELIHNVALRVEDTDSPDRFKVSGRGELHLSVLIENMRREGFEMGVSRPQVILKEVDGEKQEPYENVTFDVEEQHQGSVMEQMGSRKGEMTNMEVDGKGRIRIEATVPSRGLIGFRSEFLTMTSGTGIMTSSFSHYGPMKQGTVAKRQNGVLISMVQGTCLGYALFSLQDRGRLFAKPQLEVYEGMIVGINSRSDDMVVNPTKAKQLTNVRASGTDDALTLVPAVEYTLEQALEFIEDDELVEVTPKSIRIRKRWLTENERKRNK from the coding sequence ATGTCAGATATCAAAAATCTCCGCAATATTGCAATTATTGCCCACGTCGACCACGGTAAAACCACACTTGTCGATAAATTACTTCAACAATCAGGTGCTCTTGGTGATCGCGCAGGTGAGATTGAGCGTGTCATGGATTCGGGCGCTATTGAAAGTGAACGTGGTATTACCATTCTTGCAAAGAACACTGCAATTAAATGGACCGATGCTCGTACGAATACAGAATACCGTATTAACATCGTCGACACCCCGGGACACGCCGACTTCGGTGGTGAAGTTGAACGTGTAATGTCGATGGTTGACTGTGTATTGTTATTGGTTGACTCTCAAGAAGGTCCAATGCCACAAACTCGCTTTGTAACTCAAAAAGCGTTTGCTCGTGGTTTAAAACCAATCGTAATTATCAACAAAGTTGACAAGCCAAGCGCGCGTCCAGACTGGGTTATTGACCAAGTATTTGACTTGTTCGACAACCTTGGCGGTTCTGACGAACAGCTAGACTTCCCAGTTGTTTATGCATCTGGCTTACGTGGTGTTGCTGGTCCTTCTCCAGAAGAATTGGCTGACGACATGACGCCATTATTCCAAACAATCGTTGACATTGTTGAACCGCCAGCAGTTGATGCTGATGGTCCATTCCAAATGCAGATCTCTTCACTTGACTATAACAGCTTCGTAGGTGTTATCGGTGTTGGTCGTATTCAACGTGGTTCAATTGGTTTAAATACACCTGTAACTGTCATTGATAAAGACGGTAAGACACGTAACGGCCGTATCTTAAAAATTATGGGTTACCACGGTCTAGAGCGTGTTGATGTTGATTCTGCTCAAGCAGGCGATATCGTATGTATTACAGGTATTGATGAACTTCATATTTCTGACACGATTTGTGATCCGAAAAATGTTGAAGCTTTACCACCATTGTCTGTAGATGAACCTACAGTAACAATGACTTTCCAAGTAAACAACTCGCCGTTTGCAGGTAAAGAAGGTAAATTCGTTACTTCACGTAACATCCGTGAACGTTTAGACCGCGAATTAATTCACAACGTAGCATTACGTGTAGAAGACACTGACAGTCCAGACCGTTTTAAAGTATCTGGTCGTGGTGAACTTCACCTTTCAGTTTTAATTGAAAACATGCGTCGCGAAGGTTTCGAAATGGGCGTATCTCGTCCACAAGTAATCTTGAAAGAAGTTGACGGTGAAAAACAAGAACCTTACGAAAACGTTACATTTGACGTTGAAGAACAGCACCAAGGTTCTGTAATGGAACAAATGGGTAGCCGTAAAGGTGAAATGACCAATATGGAAGTTGACGGTAAAGGCCGTATCCGTATTGAAGCAACTGTACCTTCACGTGGCTTAATTGGTTTCCGTTCAGAATTCTTGACTATGACTTCTGGTACAGGAATCATGACTTCAAGCTTCTCTCACTACGGTCCGATGAAACAAGGTACTGTTGCGAAGCGTCAAAACGGTGTGTTGATTTCTATGGTTCAAGGTACTTGCCTTGGCTATGCATTGTTCAGCTTGCAAGACCGTGGTCGTCTATTCGCTAAACCACAGTTAGAAGTTTACGAAGGTATGATCGTAGGGATTAACTCACGTTCAGACGATATGGTGGTTAACCCAACTAAAGCTAAACAGTTAACTAACGTACGTGCTTCTGGTACTGACGATGCGTTGACTCTTGTTCCTGCTGTTGAATACACGCTTGAACAAGCGCTTGAGTTCATTGAAGATGATGAATTAGTTGAAGTAACACCTAAGTCAATCCGTATCCGTAAGCGCTGGTTGACTGAAAACGAACGTAAGCGTAACAAATAA
- a CDS encoding peptidylprolyl isomerase, with translation MQTAIVRHILVKDKDLAEQLKKKLQNGGDFAKIAKQYSTCNSAKRGGELGEVKKGQLVPVIDKVVFTAAERVLQGPIKSQFGYHLLEVKFRMGSLR, from the coding sequence ATGCAAACAGCAATTGTCCGTCATATTTTAGTCAAAGATAAAGACTTGGCAGAACAGTTAAAAAAGAAACTACAAAATGGCGGTGACTTCGCAAAAATTGCCAAACAATATTCTACCTGTAATTCCGCAAAACGCGGTGGAGAACTAGGCGAAGTCAAAAAAGGCCAACTGGTTCCTGTCATCGATAAAGTAGTATTTACTGCTGCTGAACGTGTGTTACAAGGCCCAATCAAAAGCCAGTTTGGTTATCATCTTTTAGAAGTTAAATTCAGAATGGGCAGCTTACGTTGA
- the mutM gene encoding bifunctional DNA-formamidopyrimidine glycosylase/DNA-(apurinic or apyrimidinic site) lyase gives MPELPEVETTKTSLFPLLNQKVLSVEVRNPSLRWAIPNDVQKLVGQRLIGLNRRSKYILAEFEQDQMLWHLGMSGSFRLCQPNDELRKHDHFIIHFEEHELRYHDPRRFGCILWLNSETQGKLIDTLGPEPLSTDFNAEYLASKLKNKSVGTKIAIMDNHVVVGVGNIYATESLFNIGVHPAQPAGDLSFQQIEKLVIEIKRILKSAIDLGGSTLRDYSNAMGENGYFQQTLLAYGRAGEMCVNCETTLENLKLGQRASVFCPQCQPLKKLRKP, from the coding sequence ATGCCTGAGTTACCCGAAGTCGAAACAACCAAAACCAGTTTATTTCCCCTATTGAATCAGAAAGTTCTAAGTGTTGAAGTACGTAACCCAAGCTTACGCTGGGCAATACCAAATGATGTTCAAAAGCTTGTTGGGCAACGTCTTATTGGGCTAAACCGTCGTTCTAAATATATCTTGGCAGAGTTTGAACAAGATCAAATGCTCTGGCATTTAGGAATGTCAGGAAGCTTCCGCTTGTGTCAACCAAATGATGAGCTGAGAAAACATGATCACTTCATCATTCACTTTGAAGAACATGAATTACGCTACCATGACCCGCGTCGCTTTGGCTGTATTCTCTGGCTAAATTCCGAAACACAAGGAAAGTTAATTGATACTTTAGGGCCAGAACCTTTAAGTACCGACTTTAATGCAGAGTATTTAGCTTCAAAACTTAAAAATAAATCTGTCGGCACAAAAATTGCAATTATGGATAATCATGTTGTGGTGGGTGTTGGCAATATCTATGCAACTGAAAGTTTATTTAATATCGGAGTTCATCCTGCTCAGCCAGCTGGGGACCTAAGTTTTCAGCAGATCGAGAAACTGGTTATCGAAATTAAACGAATTTTAAAATCGGCGATTGATTTAGGTGGTTCAACTTTACGAGACTACAGCAATGCCATGGGAGAAAATGGTTATTTTCAGCAAACACTTCTCGCCTATGGTCGTGCTGGAGAAATGTGCGTTAACTGTGAAACCACTTTGGAAAACTTAAAACTTGGTCAACGCGCCAGCGTATTTTGCCCACAATGCCAACCGCTTAAAAAGCTGAGAAAGCCTTAA
- a CDS encoding gamma-glutamylcyclotransferase family protein: MNQLFVYGTLCPNKANAHILEQIGGHWAKASVRGVIHILDWGPDKGLKALELDLQANWVEGYLFNTEKLAENWQMLDDFEGFQYQRVIADVKLESGEMVKAWTYQLNAQTQASEKNN, from the coding sequence ATGAATCAGCTTTTTGTATATGGAACCTTATGCCCAAATAAAGCAAATGCTCATATATTAGAGCAGATTGGTGGTCACTGGGCAAAAGCCAGTGTGCGAGGCGTGATTCACATTTTAGATTGGGGACCAGATAAAGGCTTAAAAGCGCTAGAGTTAGATTTGCAAGCAAACTGGGTAGAGGGTTATCTATTTAACACAGAAAAGTTGGCTGAAAACTGGCAGATGCTTGATGATTTTGAAGGTTTTCAATACCAGCGTGTCATCGCAGATGTGAAGCTTGAGTCAGGAGAAATGGTTAAGGCTTGGACATATCAACTGAATGCACAGACTCAAGCCTCTGAAAAAAATAATTAA
- a CDS encoding amino acid permease: protein MSETHAPEKLQRKLGARHLNMIAIGGSIGTGLFLASGSTIANAGPGGALLAYSLIGIMIYFLMTSLGELATHNPTSGAFFTYGSRYVEEGFGFALGWNYWYNWAITVAFELVAVQFIMKFWFPDIPGFYWSALFLIVIFAINAMTVKGFGESEFWFSMVKVIAIVAFIIIGLAMIIKIMLNPGVAAFGNWTYKDAPFVGGLQAMIGVAMIAGFSFQGTEMVGVAAGESKDPKKTIPLAIKQIFWRILLFYILCIFIIGTLIAYDDPNLLQAATTENIALSPFTLLYERVGFAFAAGLMNAVILTAILSAGNSGMYSSTRMLFKMAQENRAPKWFGKLDSRGVPMNALYATTFIAAFCFLTTFIGEKQVFNWLLNMSGMCGFIVWLGIAISHYRFRKGYIAQGYKLEDLAYRAKFFPFAPWFAFILCSIIILGQNYQAILGGKIDWLGLLSTYISLPLFLIIWLGYKWKNKTKLIPYDQMNVKPEQD from the coding sequence ATGAGCGAAACACATGCTCCTGAAAAACTCCAGCGTAAGCTTGGGGCTCGTCATCTGAATATGATCGCCATTGGTGGTTCCATTGGTACAGGCCTCTTCCTTGCTTCTGGATCGACCATTGCAAATGCTGGCCCAGGTGGAGCGCTACTCGCCTATTCTCTTATTGGTATTATGATTTACTTCTTAATGACCAGTTTAGGTGAACTTGCAACCCATAATCCGACTTCTGGGGCTTTTTTTACATATGGCAGTCGTTATGTCGAAGAAGGCTTTGGCTTCGCTTTAGGCTGGAACTACTGGTATAACTGGGCAATCACAGTCGCATTCGAACTTGTTGCAGTTCAGTTTATTATGAAGTTCTGGTTCCCTGATATTCCAGGGTTTTACTGGAGTGCCCTGTTCCTTATCGTAATTTTTGCAATCAATGCCATGACAGTAAAAGGGTTCGGCGAAAGCGAATTCTGGTTCTCAATGGTCAAAGTGATCGCCATCGTTGCCTTTATTATTATTGGTTTAGCTATGATCATTAAGATTATGCTAAATCCAGGTGTCGCAGCTTTTGGAAACTGGACTTATAAAGATGCGCCTTTTGTAGGTGGTTTACAGGCGATGATCGGTGTAGCAATGATTGCCGGATTCTCTTTCCAAGGGACTGAAATGGTTGGGGTTGCTGCTGGTGAATCGAAAGATCCAAAGAAAACGATTCCACTTGCAATCAAACAGATTTTCTGGCGAATCTTATTATTTTATATCTTATGTATTTTCATTATCGGCACGCTAATTGCCTACGATGACCCAAATTTACTACAAGCTGCTACCACTGAAAATATTGCGCTTTCACCATTTACATTACTCTATGAAAGAGTAGGCTTTGCTTTCGCTGCTGGTCTAATGAATGCCGTAATTCTAACTGCTATTTTATCAGCAGGTAACTCGGGTATGTATTCTTCAACCCGTATGTTGTTTAAAATGGCTCAGGAAAACCGTGCGCCAAAGTGGTTTGGAAAGCTTGATAGTCGTGGCGTCCCAATGAATGCACTATATGCCACAACATTTATCGCTGCTTTTTGTTTCTTAACGACTTTTATCGGTGAAAAACAAGTCTTTAACTGGCTACTTAATATGTCAGGTATGTGCGGCTTTATTGTTTGGTTAGGCATTGCGATTTCGCACTATCGTTTCCGCAAAGGTTATATTGCTCAAGGATATAAATTAGAAGATTTAGCTTACCGTGCCAAATTTTTCCCATTTGCCCCTTGGTTTGCATTTATCCTCTGTTCAATCATTATTTTGGGACAAAATTATCAAGCCATTTTAGGTGGAAAAATTGACTGGTTAGGTCTACTTTCAACCTATATTAGCTTGCCATTATTCTTAATTATTTGGTTAGGTTATAAGTGGAAAAATAAGACTAAACTAATCCCTTACGACCAAATGAATGTGAAGCCAGAGCAAGACTAA